The following are encoded together in the Phenylobacterium sp. NIBR 498073 genome:
- the mtgA gene encoding monofunctional biosynthetic peptidoglycan transglycosylase — translation MFGRLIGGLFVLVLIFGLVGPVMVTAIYRFVPPPITWLMVQRVTEGQGFDRRWKPLNEISPRLVRAVIAAEDAKFCDHNGFDFDAIEKAYEANAKGKKLRGGSTISQQTAKNVFLWPGRSYVRKGLEAYFTVLIEVIWGKPRIMEVYLNSIEWGPGVYGAEAAAQKNFGVSADKLTPAQAARLAAILPSPLKWRAAKPGPYVKRRSGKIGKAAGTINREGMAACVLG, via the coding sequence TTGTTCGGGCGGCTGATCGGCGGCCTGTTCGTGCTGGTGCTGATCTTCGGCCTGGTCGGCCCGGTCATGGTCACGGCCATCTACCGGTTCGTGCCGCCGCCGATCACCTGGCTGATGGTCCAGCGGGTGACCGAGGGCCAGGGGTTCGACCGCCGCTGGAAACCGCTGAACGAAATCTCGCCGCGCCTGGTGCGCGCGGTGATCGCCGCCGAGGACGCCAAGTTCTGCGACCACAACGGCTTCGATTTCGACGCCATCGAGAAGGCCTACGAGGCCAACGCCAAGGGCAAGAAGCTGCGCGGCGGCTCCACGATCAGCCAGCAGACCGCCAAGAACGTCTTCCTGTGGCCGGGCCGCTCCTATGTCCGCAAGGGGCTGGAGGCCTACTTCACGGTGCTGATCGAGGTGATCTGGGGCAAGCCGCGGATCATGGAGGTCTATCTCAACTCCATCGAGTGGGGCCCGGGCGTCTACGGCGCCGAGGCCGCCGCCCAAAAGAACTTCGGGGTCAGCGCCGACAAGCTCACCCCGGCCCAGGCCGCGCGACTGGCGGCGATCCTGCCCAGCCCGCTGAAGTGGCGGGCGGCCAAGCCGGGCCCCTATGTGAAGCGCCGCTCGGGCAAGATCGGCAAGGCGGCCGGGACCATCAACCGCGAGGGCATGGCCGCCTGCGTGCTGGGTTGA
- the dmeF gene encoding CDF family Co(II)/Ni(II) efflux transporter DmeF has translation MDAFRGDRVYLGADHARNERRTWLVAAICVLTLAGQIGGGLIFNSMALIANGVHMAAHVAALVVAAGAYRMARRYAQDPRFSFGTGKLGYLAGFANAAVLAVSAVLVAVESSHRVLSPSPVAYDGALALAGAALAVNLVCMWLLRPAHAHAHDRDGDLNLSAAHLHLAGDAAVSALAIAGLGLGRLFGWAWADALAGLAGAVLLAHFAWRLMVRTGAVLLDVNPSPELTAEIRRRMEAGGERLLDLHLWRLGPGHHAAIVVVESRDAQPSEIYRARLAGLPGLSHVTVETRQAR, from the coding sequence ATGGACGCCTTTCGGGGCGATCGCGTCTATCTGGGCGCCGACCACGCCCGAAACGAGCGACGGACCTGGCTGGTAGCGGCGATCTGCGTGCTGACCCTGGCCGGCCAGATCGGCGGCGGCCTGATCTTCAATTCCATGGCCCTGATCGCCAACGGCGTGCACATGGCCGCCCACGTCGCGGCCCTGGTGGTGGCCGCGGGCGCATATCGGATGGCCCGACGCTACGCCCAGGATCCACGCTTCTCGTTCGGCACCGGCAAACTCGGCTATCTGGCCGGGTTCGCCAACGCCGCCGTGCTGGCGGTCAGCGCCGTGCTGGTCGCCGTGGAGAGCAGCCATCGCGTGCTGTCGCCTTCGCCGGTGGCCTATGACGGGGCCCTGGCCCTGGCCGGCGCGGCCCTGGCGGTCAATTTGGTCTGCATGTGGCTGCTGCGGCCGGCACACGCTCACGCCCATGACCGCGACGGCGACCTCAACCTGTCGGCCGCGCATCTGCACCTGGCGGGGGACGCGGCGGTGTCGGCGCTGGCCATCGCCGGGCTTGGGCTCGGCCGCCTGTTCGGCTGGGCCTGGGCCGACGCCCTGGCCGGCCTGGCCGGCGCGGTGTTGCTGGCGCACTTCGCCTGGCGGCTGATGGTCCGCACCGGCGCGGTGCTGCTCGACGTCAATCCCTCGCCCGAACTGACCGCCGAGATCCGCCGGCGGATGGAAGCCGGCGGCGAACGGCTGCTCGATCTGCACCTCTGGCGCCTGGGCCCCGGCCACCACGCCGCCATCGTCGTGGTCGAGTCGCGGGACGCCCAGCCGTCCGAGATCTACCGCGCGAGGCTCGCCGGCTTGCCGGGCCTGAGCCACGTCACCGTAGAAACACGCCAGGCGCGTTGA
- the glp gene encoding gephyrin-like molybdotransferase Glp, protein MKLMPVEDARAAMLAEIVALPGEAVALKAAIGRVLAQDVAAVRDQPPFDASAMDGWALRSADAPGTLAIAGESAAGHGYEGELKPGQAVRIFTGAAMPAGADTIVIQEDATREGETVTVPASAPGANLRPAGGDFKAGQPLLGAGTRIDPWRLSLAASAGRAEVLVHARPRVAIVSTGEEIVEAPAAPGPYQIYDSGAPALAAMVEGWGGAAFKCKPVRDDLDAVIGALRDADAELIVTVGGASVGDHDLVRAAAQALGLSLKVASVNVRPGKPTFFGVLGDGRRMLGLPGNPASAFVCAELFLKPIVMKLQGGAENLPIVSARTAVPMAANGSREHWMRAKLSYADGALFAEPYRDQDSSLVSVFAAADALLRRPANAPALAAGELVEVLPLARA, encoded by the coding sequence ATGAAGCTGATGCCGGTCGAGGACGCCCGCGCGGCGATGCTGGCCGAGATCGTCGCCCTGCCGGGCGAGGCCGTGGCTCTGAAGGCCGCCATCGGCCGGGTGCTGGCGCAGGACGTCGCCGCGGTCCGCGATCAGCCGCCGTTCGACGCCTCGGCCATGGACGGCTGGGCGCTGCGCAGCGCCGACGCCCCCGGAACCCTGGCCATCGCCGGCGAGAGCGCCGCTGGCCACGGCTATGAAGGCGAACTCAAGCCCGGCCAGGCGGTGCGGATCTTCACCGGCGCGGCGATGCCGGCCGGGGCCGACACCATCGTCATCCAGGAGGACGCGACCCGCGAAGGCGAGACCGTCACGGTCCCGGCCTCCGCGCCGGGCGCCAATCTGCGCCCCGCCGGCGGCGACTTCAAAGCCGGCCAGCCGCTGCTTGGCGCCGGAACCCGCATCGATCCCTGGCGGTTGTCCCTGGCGGCCTCCGCCGGGCGCGCCGAAGTCCTCGTCCACGCCCGGCCGCGGGTGGCCATCGTGTCCACCGGCGAGGAGATCGTCGAGGCGCCGGCCGCGCCGGGCCCCTACCAGATCTACGATTCCGGCGCGCCGGCCCTTGCCGCCATGGTCGAGGGCTGGGGCGGCGCGGCCTTCAAGTGCAAGCCGGTGCGCGACGACCTGGACGCGGTGATCGGCGCCCTGCGCGACGCCGACGCCGAGCTGATCGTCACCGTCGGCGGCGCCTCGGTCGGCGACCACGACCTGGTGCGCGCGGCGGCGCAGGCGCTCGGCCTGTCGCTCAAGGTCGCCAGCGTCAATGTCCGTCCCGGCAAGCCGACCTTCTTCGGGGTGCTCGGCGACGGGCGCAGGATGCTCGGCCTGCCCGGCAATCCGGCCTCGGCCTTCGTCTGCGCCGAGCTGTTCCTCAAGCCGATCGTCATGAAGCTGCAAGGCGGGGCCGAGAACCTGCCGATCGTCAGCGCCAGAACGGCGGTCCCGATGGCCGCAAACGGCTCGCGCGAGCACTGGATGCGCGCCAAGCTCAGCTATGCGGACGGCGCCCTGTTCGCCGAGCCCTATCGCGACCAGGATAGCTCGCTGGTCAGCGTCTTCGCCGCCGCCGACGCCCTGCTGCGCCGCCCGGCGAACGCCCCGGCGCTGGCAGCCGGCGAGCTGGTCGAGGTGCTGCCGCTGGCGCGGGCCTGA
- a CDS encoding molybdenum cofactor biosynthesis protein MoaE codes for MISLTDQPFEPGALLTAFSQDRSETGAIATFTGLARAERGATTTLELEAYPGFTEAAIGKIADEAKTRFALDDFQIVHRVGAIAPGEAIVFVATAATHRRAAFEACDFLMDYLKSRAPFWKKETGPDGSRWIEPRDQDHADIARWESTKP; via the coding sequence ATGATCAGCCTGACCGACCAGCCGTTCGAGCCCGGCGCGCTGCTGACCGCCTTCAGCCAGGATCGCAGCGAGACCGGCGCCATCGCCACCTTCACGGGCCTGGCCCGCGCCGAGCGCGGGGCGACCACCACCCTGGAGCTGGAGGCCTATCCCGGCTTCACGGAAGCGGCGATCGGCAAGATCGCGGACGAGGCCAAGACCCGGTTCGCGCTCGACGACTTCCAGATCGTTCACCGGGTCGGCGCCATCGCGCCCGGCGAGGCCATCGTCTTCGTCGCCACCGCCGCCACGCACCGGCGCGCGGCCTTCGAGGCCTGCGATTTCCTGATGGACTACTTGAAGAGCCGCGCCCCCTTCTGGAAGAAGGAGACCGGCCCCGACGGCTCGCGCTGGATCGAACCGCGCGACCAGGACCACGCCGACATCGCCCGATGGGAGAGCACCAAGCCATGA
- a CDS encoding bifunctional regulator KidO gives MISPLSKLGLGSAQFGLDQTTLVRGRAPKAEARDILDIAARAQLPVLDVDSHSGVAVAALGEVLPRPTPFRVSISTVRPDRGPDYVEAEARATLRRLGVEQADAILVPCAADLFGPHGMALWNRLRAMKDAGLTRKIGVSVFASDDPLGVARRFRPDIVQAPASLLDQRLLIDGTLAALAGLGIEVHLRSIFLNGLLFLPPDRAPTHLKAAASRISRARRLIAEGRSDPLQAALGFALSRVEAATVLVGVTSPAELSAVIAAASSPPPDLDWDEMAIDDPIALDPRAWAAA, from the coding sequence ATGATCTCACCGCTCTCCAAGCTCGGCCTCGGCTCCGCACAGTTCGGTCTGGACCAGACCACGCTGGTGCGCGGCCGCGCGCCCAAGGCCGAAGCCCGGGACATCCTGGACATCGCCGCGCGCGCGCAGCTGCCGGTGCTGGACGTGGACAGTCATTCCGGCGTCGCCGTGGCGGCGCTGGGCGAAGTGCTGCCGCGCCCGACGCCGTTCCGCGTCTCGATCTCGACCGTGCGTCCCGACCGGGGCCCCGACTATGTCGAGGCCGAGGCCCGCGCCACCCTGCGCCGTCTGGGCGTGGAGCAGGCCGACGCCATCCTGGTGCCTTGCGCCGCCGACCTGTTCGGCCCGCACGGCATGGCCCTGTGGAACCGCCTTCGGGCGATGAAGGACGCCGGCCTGACCCGCAAGATCGGGGTGTCGGTGTTCGCGTCCGACGATCCGCTGGGCGTCGCCCGCCGCTTCCGCCCCGACATCGTCCAGGCTCCGGCCTCGCTGCTCGACCAGCGGCTGCTGATCGACGGCACCCTGGCCGCCCTGGCCGGGCTGGGGATCGAGGTGCACCTGCGCTCGATCTTCCTGAACGGCCTGCTGTTCCTGCCGCCCGACCGCGCCCCGACTCATCTGAAGGCCGCCGCCAGCCGCATCTCTCGCGCGCGCCGGCTGATCGCCGAGGGCCGCTCGGACCCGCTGCAGGCTGCGCTGGGCTTTGCGCTCTCGCGCGTCGAGGCCGCCACCGTGCTGGTCGGCGTCACCTCCCCGGCCGAGCTGTCGGCGGTGATCGCCGCCGCGTCGAGCCCGCCGCCGGATCTCGATTGGGACGAGATGGCGATCGACGATCCGATCGCCCTCGACCCCCGCGCCTGGGCCGCCGCCTAA
- the moaC gene encoding cyclic pyranopterin monophosphate synthase MoaC: protein MSKLTHIDETGRAHMVDVSDKAVTSREATAEGFVRMDAATLALALSGDAKKGDVRATAEIAGIMAAKKTSDLIPLCHPLALSKVEVRVSPADGGLAVTARVKTSGQTGVEMEALTAVSVACLTIYDMLKAADKGMTIETVRLLTKSGGKSGDWARA, encoded by the coding sequence GTGAGCAAGCTCACCCACATCGACGAGACCGGCCGCGCCCACATGGTCGACGTCTCGGACAAGGCGGTCACGTCCCGCGAGGCGACCGCCGAGGGCTTCGTGCGCATGGACGCCGCGACCCTGGCCCTGGCGCTGTCGGGCGACGCCAAGAAGGGCGACGTGCGCGCCACCGCCGAGATCGCCGGGATCATGGCCGCCAAGAAGACCTCCGACCTGATCCCGCTGTGCCATCCGCTGGCGCTGAGCAAGGTCGAGGTCCGCGTCAGCCCGGCCGACGGCGGCCTGGCGGTGACCGCGCGGGTAAAGACGTCGGGCCAGACCGGCGTGGAGATGGAGGCGCTGACCGCCGTCTCGGTCGCCTGCCTGACCATCTACGACATGCTGAAGGCGGCCGACAAAGGCATGACCATCGAGACCGTGCGGCTGCTGACCAAGAGCGGCGGCAAGTCCGGCGACTGGGCCCGCGCATGA
- a CDS encoding XdhC family protein, whose protein sequence is MREPLPEWPMFGMADDVRPALSQAQQRNLPVALATLTSVEGGGPRPPGTQMAFAQGIVSGYFSGGCVESDVADHAFACLEDGAPRRLVYGAGSPWPDIQLLCGARIEIFVERVAPDDPALLELLAAYQARRPVVWVSDGTRRQCAAAPTGWDDAVVQAYEPTPRLVVFGADPTALAIAQLGAQAGMETTLVRPKGPQSPPPIAGIAYRRDAPAQALAAIGADAWTAIAIATHNLDLDREALAAALPSDAGYVGLLGARKRLPERLAPLRAAGFSEARLQQLHAPIGLDIGGKAPWEVALSVIGEITALRHARLAEEPRKATPKRETA, encoded by the coding sequence ATGCGAGAGCCGCTCCCCGAATGGCCGATGTTCGGCATGGCCGACGACGTCCGCCCCGCGCTATCCCAAGCCCAGCAAAGGAATCTGCCGGTGGCCCTGGCGACCCTGACCTCGGTCGAGGGCGGCGGCCCGCGCCCGCCCGGGACCCAGATGGCGTTCGCGCAAGGCATCGTCTCCGGTTACTTTTCCGGCGGCTGCGTGGAGAGCGACGTGGCTGACCACGCCTTCGCCTGCCTGGAGGACGGCGCGCCCCGCAGGCTGGTCTACGGGGCCGGCAGTCCCTGGCCCGACATCCAGCTGCTCTGCGGCGCGCGGATCGAGATCTTCGTCGAGCGGGTGGCCCCCGACGATCCGGCCTTGCTCGAACTGCTCGCCGCCTATCAGGCTCGTCGGCCGGTGGTCTGGGTCAGCGACGGGACGCGCCGCCAATGCGCCGCCGCGCCCACGGGGTGGGACGACGCCGTCGTCCAGGCCTATGAACCGACCCCGCGGCTGGTGGTGTTCGGGGCCGACCCGACCGCGCTGGCCATCGCCCAACTCGGCGCCCAGGCGGGCATGGAGACCACTCTGGTGCGGCCCAAGGGGCCGCAGAGCCCGCCGCCGATCGCCGGGATCGCCTATCGCCGCGACGCGCCGGCGCAGGCGCTGGCGGCGATCGGGGCCGACGCCTGGACCGCCATCGCCATCGCCACCCACAATCTCGACCTGGACCGCGAGGCCCTGGCCGCCGCCCTACCTTCGGACGCCGGCTATGTCGGCCTGCTGGGCGCGCGCAAGCGGCTGCCCGAACGGCTGGCTCCGCTGCGCGCGGCCGGATTTTCCGAAGCTCGCCTACAGCAGTTGCATGCTCCCATCGGCCTCGACATCGGCGGCAAGGCTCCGTGGGAGGTGGCGCTGTCGGTGATCGGCGAGATCACCGCCCTGCGTCATGCGCGCCTGGCCGAGGAGCCGCGCAAGGCGACGCCGAAGCGGGAGACGGCATAG
- a CDS encoding nitroreductase, with protein MNVSDAVAARQSIRAFKPDVPSAAVVREILEAAARAPSGGNLQPWRVYALAGEPLAQLKAQVAANPMGEPMEYDVYPPDLWEPLRTRRFKNGEELYASVGIPREDKPARLRQFARNGELFGAPVGLFFCLDRKVGPPQWSDVGMYMQTVMLLATERGLDTCAQEYWARYPQSVAQAVGLPADHMVFSGMALGWRDEAAPINTFRSTRDPFEVWGELKGFE; from the coding sequence TTGAACGTTTCCGACGCCGTCGCCGCCCGCCAGTCGATCCGCGCCTTCAAGCCGGACGTCCCCTCCGCCGCCGTCGTCCGCGAGATCCTGGAGGCGGCCGCCCGCGCGCCCTCCGGCGGCAACCTGCAGCCGTGGCGGGTCTACGCCCTGGCCGGCGAGCCCCTGGCCCAGTTGAAGGCACAGGTGGCCGCCAACCCGATGGGCGAGCCGATGGAGTACGACGTCTATCCGCCGGACCTGTGGGAGCCGCTCCGCACCCGGCGCTTCAAGAACGGCGAGGAGCTGTACGCCTCGGTCGGCATCCCGCGCGAAGACAAGCCCGCCCGCCTGCGGCAGTTCGCGCGCAACGGCGAGCTGTTCGGCGCGCCGGTCGGGCTGTTCTTCTGCCTAGACCGCAAGGTGGGCCCGCCGCAGTGGTCGGACGTCGGCATGTACATGCAGACCGTGATGCTGCTGGCCACCGAACGCGGGCTGGACACCTGCGCCCAGGAGTACTGGGCCCGCTATCCGCAGAGCGTGGCCCAGGCGGTGGGCCTGCCGGCCGACCACATGGTGTTCTCGGGCATGGCCCTGGGCTGGCGCGACGAGGCCGCGCCGATCAACACCTTCCGCTCCACCCGCGACCCGTTCGAGGTCTGGGGGGAACTTAAGGGGTTTGAGTAA
- a CDS encoding WD40 repeat domain-containing protein produces the protein MTFQFDAYVTAALFGKDGKALFALGDGTVRFESGEQIEAHDGAILCACLHPSGEGLITGGDDGRVVWSRVSGATELAKISGRWIDSVDASPESKLIAFSAGKDLHIRDSADPAFSRTFTHEKSVAAVVFDPKGRRVAAATYGGAWLWYAKIAEQKPYVLKWAGSHVGLAFSPDGKFLMSAMQENALHGWRVADEKNLRMGGYPVKVKSMSFVAKGQLLITSGANGLVAWPFAGATGPMGKQAAEVGFDESAMVVRVDGMPGGQWVCAGLDDGRVWACDLAGQKIVQLKAEKGAAIAALAMSKDGTRVAWGDEDGAAGVASV, from the coding sequence ATGACTTTCCAGTTCGACGCCTATGTCACCGCCGCCCTGTTCGGAAAGGACGGAAAGGCCTTGTTCGCTCTCGGCGACGGCACTGTCCGATTCGAGTCGGGCGAGCAGATCGAAGCCCACGACGGGGCGATTCTCTGCGCCTGCCTGCACCCGAGCGGCGAGGGCTTGATCACCGGCGGCGACGACGGACGCGTCGTCTGGTCGCGGGTTTCCGGCGCGACCGAGCTCGCCAAGATCTCCGGCCGCTGGATCGATTCGGTCGACGCCTCGCCGGAATCCAAGCTGATCGCCTTTTCGGCCGGCAAGGACCTGCATATCCGCGACAGCGCCGATCCGGCCTTCAGCCGGACGTTCACGCATGAGAAGTCGGTCGCGGCCGTGGTCTTCGACCCCAAGGGCCGGCGCGTCGCCGCGGCGACCTATGGCGGCGCCTGGCTTTGGTACGCCAAGATCGCCGAGCAGAAGCCCTATGTCCTGAAATGGGCCGGCAGCCATGTGGGCCTGGCCTTCAGCCCCGACGGCAAGTTCCTGATGTCGGCCATGCAGGAGAACGCCCTGCACGGCTGGCGGGTCGCCGATGAGAAGAACCTGCGGATGGGCGGCTATCCGGTGAAGGTCAAAAGCATGTCCTTCGTCGCCAAGGGGCAGCTGCTGATCACCTCCGGCGCGAACGGCCTGGTGGCCTGGCCCTTCGCCGGGGCGACCGGCCCGATGGGCAAGCAGGCGGCCGAGGTCGGCTTCGACGAGAGCGCCATGGTGGTGCGCGTCGACGGCATGCCGGGCGGCCAGTGGGTCTGCGCTGGGCTCGACGACGGCCGGGTCTGGGCCTGCGACTTGGCCGGCCAGAAGATCGTCCAGCTCAAGGCCGAGAAGGGCGCGGCGATCGCGGCCCTGGCCATGAGCAAGGACGGGACCCGGGTCGCCTGGGGCGACGAGGACGGCGCCGCGGGCGTGGCGAGCGTTTAG
- a CDS encoding GTP-binding protein, whose product MTSMTDKTPVTVLTGYLGAGKTTLLNRILTEDHGKKYAVIVNEFGEVGIDNDLIVGADEEVFEMNNGCVCCTVRGDLIRVLSGLMKRKGKFDAIVVETTGLADPGPVAQTFFVDDDVKAKTQLDSVTTVVDAKHLPLRLADSKEAVEQIAFADQIVLNKTDLVTEDELRSVEAAIRRLNPLAPIHRTQRSQVPLEAILGRGSFDLARITEVQPEFLNPAHGEPGHVHDEHCDHDHDHHHHHGDHDHGHHDHDHADHAAAAGIRGISLTLDKPIHGQRVTNWLNQVLQDQGPDILRAKGILDVQGEDRRLVFQAVHMILEGDFQGQWKDGDKRYSRLVFIGRNLDEAKLREGFEACAA is encoded by the coding sequence ATGACGTCCATGACCGACAAGACCCCCGTCACCGTCCTGACCGGCTATCTCGGCGCCGGCAAGACCACGCTCTTGAACCGCATCCTCACCGAGGACCACGGCAAGAAGTACGCCGTCATCGTCAACGAGTTCGGCGAGGTGGGGATCGACAACGACCTCATCGTCGGCGCGGACGAAGAAGTGTTCGAGATGAACAACGGCTGCGTCTGCTGCACCGTGCGCGGCGACCTGATCCGCGTGCTGTCCGGCCTCATGAAGCGCAAGGGCAAGTTCGACGCCATCGTGGTCGAGACCACCGGCCTGGCCGATCCGGGCCCGGTCGCCCAGACCTTCTTCGTCGACGACGACGTGAAGGCCAAGACCCAGCTCGACAGCGTCACCACCGTAGTCGACGCCAAGCACCTGCCGCTGCGGCTGGCCGATTCCAAGGAAGCGGTCGAGCAGATCGCCTTCGCCGACCAGATCGTGCTGAACAAGACCGATCTCGTCACCGAGGACGAGTTGCGCAGCGTCGAGGCGGCGATCCGCCGGCTGAACCCGCTGGCGCCGATCCACCGCACCCAACGTTCGCAAGTGCCGCTCGAGGCGATTCTCGGCCGCGGCAGCTTCGACCTGGCGCGCATCACCGAGGTGCAGCCGGAATTCCTCAATCCCGCCCATGGCGAACCGGGCCACGTTCACGACGAGCACTGCGACCATGATCACGACCATCATCATCACCACGGCGATCATGACCACGGTCACCACGACCATGATCATGCGGACCATGCGGCGGCAGCGGGCATTCGCGGCATCTCGCTCACGCTCGACAAGCCGATCCACGGGCAACGGGTGACCAACTGGCTGAACCAGGTGCTGCAGGACCAAGGTCCTGATATCCTGCGCGCCAAGGGCATCCTCGACGTCCAGGGCGAGGACCGCCGCCTGGTGTTCCAGGCCGTGCACATGATCCTTGAGGGCGACTTCCAGGGGCAGTGGAAGGACGGCGACAAGCGCTACAGCCGGCTGGTGTTCATCGGCCGCAACCTCGACGAGGCCAAGCTGCGCGAAGGCTTCGAGGCCTGCGCGGCGTAG
- a CDS encoding biopolymer transporter ExbD yields the protein MGAKLGGGGGGKFDLGQNSDINVTPFVDVMLVLLIIFMVSIPAATVSIKLDLPPAVPPPPGTKVEEPTLINVQQGGKVFIGDVPTSLDTLPADLARILNKPEPTEERVYIRADRTVRYGDFMAVMNTLQGNGYFQVALINEEL from the coding sequence ATGGGTGCGAAGCTGGGAGGCGGAGGCGGCGGCAAGTTCGACCTCGGCCAAAACAGCGACATCAACGTCACGCCCTTCGTGGACGTGATGCTGGTGCTCCTCATCATCTTCATGGTGTCGATCCCCGCGGCGACGGTGTCGATTAAGCTCGACCTGCCGCCGGCGGTTCCGCCGCCTCCGGGTACGAAGGTCGAAGAGCCGACGCTGATCAACGTTCAGCAAGGCGGCAAGGTGTTCATCGGCGACGTCCCGACGTCGCTGGACACGCTGCCGGCGGATCTGGCCCGCATCCTGAACAAGCCGGAACCGACCGAAGAGCGCGTCTACATCCGCGCCGACCGGACCGTTCGCTACGGCGACTTCATGGCGGTGATGAACACCCTGCAGGGCAACGGCTACTTCCAAGTCGCCCTGATCAACGAAGAACTCTAA
- the ald gene encoding alanine dehydrogenase — protein MKVGVPSEIKPNEHRVGLTPTAVREYVERGHEVAVQAGAGTGAGYADEAYRRAGAAIVADAEAIFAASKLIVKVKEPQPSEWVRLTADHILFTYLHLAPDPEQADGLLASGCAGIAYETVTDAAGGLPLLAPMSEVAGRIAVFSAGETLLKHNGGMGLLISGVPGVPPARVCVLGGGVVGINAARMAAGLGAEVVVLERSIPRMRQIDDLYQGRILTRYSTLDAVEEEVLKADVVIGAVLTPGASAPKLVRREHLKRMKTGSVLVDVSIDQGGCFETSHPTTHAEPTYVVDGVVHYCVANMPGAAPRTSSEALVHATLPFGLALADRGLEALRDNPHLAKGLNVLKGAVTHPAVAQALGKDFVDPFGVWAKR, from the coding sequence ATGAAGGTCGGCGTTCCCAGCGAGATCAAGCCGAACGAGCATCGGGTGGGCCTGACGCCCACCGCCGTCCGCGAATATGTCGAGCGCGGCCACGAGGTCGCGGTGCAGGCCGGGGCCGGAACCGGGGCCGGCTATGCCGACGAGGCCTATCGCCGGGCCGGCGCGGCCATCGTCGCCGACGCCGAGGCGATCTTCGCCGCCAGCAAGCTGATCGTGAAGGTCAAGGAACCGCAGCCGAGCGAGTGGGTGCGGCTAACCGCCGACCACATTCTCTTCACCTATCTGCATCTGGCCCCCGATCCCGAACAGGCGGACGGGCTGCTGGCCTCGGGCTGCGCCGGCATCGCCTACGAGACGGTGACCGACGCCGCCGGCGGGCTGCCGCTGCTGGCCCCGATGTCGGAGGTGGCCGGGCGGATCGCGGTGTTCTCGGCCGGCGAGACCCTGCTCAAGCACAACGGCGGCATGGGGCTCTTGATCTCCGGCGTGCCGGGCGTGCCGCCGGCGCGGGTCTGCGTGCTCGGCGGCGGGGTGGTGGGCATCAACGCCGCGCGCATGGCCGCCGGTCTCGGGGCCGAGGTGGTGGTGCTGGAACGCTCCATCCCGCGCATGCGCCAGATCGACGACCTCTATCAGGGCCGCATCCTGACCCGCTACTCGACCCTGGACGCGGTGGAGGAGGAGGTGCTGAAGGCCGATGTGGTGATCGGCGCGGTGCTGACGCCGGGCGCCTCGGCCCCCAAGCTGGTCCGCCGCGAGCACCTGAAGAGGATGAAGACCGGTTCGGTGCTGGTCGACGTCTCGATCGACCAGGGCGGCTGTTTCGAAACCTCGCACCCGACCACTCACGCCGAGCCGACCTATGTGGTCGACGGCGTCGTGCACTACTGCGTGGCCAACATGCCGGGGGCCGCGCCGCGCACGTCGTCGGAGGCGCTGGTCCACGCCACCTTGCCGTTCGGCCTGGCGCTGGCCGACCGCGGGCTGGAGGCGCTGCGGGACAATCCGCACCTGGCCAAGGGGCTGAACGTATTGAAGGGCGCGGTCACCCACCCGGCGGTGGCCCAGGCGCTCGGCAAGGATTTCGTCGACCCGTTCGGGGTCTGGGCCAAGCGTTAG
- the moaB gene encoding molybdenum cofactor biosynthesis protein B: MNAFTPGGRIDESQAIKPVRIAVLTVSDTRDEESDTSGHVLAERIKTAGHELADKGIVKDDVAQIREQIKAWVASGSVDAIITTGGTGITGRDVTPEAVEPLFDKKIDGFSVIFHLVSYQSVGLSTLQSRATAGIIDGVFVFCLPGSNGAVKDGWDKVISAQLDSRHGPCNMVELMPRLLEQ, translated from the coding sequence ATGAACGCCTTCACCCCCGGCGGCCGCATCGACGAGAGCCAGGCGATCAAGCCGGTCCGCATCGCGGTGCTGACCGTCTCCGACACCCGCGACGAGGAAAGCGACACCTCCGGCCACGTGCTGGCCGAACGGATCAAGACCGCCGGCCACGAGCTGGCCGACAAGGGCATCGTCAAGGACGACGTCGCCCAGATCCGCGAGCAAATCAAAGCCTGGGTCGCCTCGGGCAGCGTCGATGCGATCATCACCACCGGCGGCACCGGCATCACCGGCCGCGACGTGACGCCGGAGGCGGTCGAGCCGCTGTTCGACAAGAAGATCGACGGCTTCTCGGTGATCTTCCATCTGGTCAGCTACCAGTCGGTCGGCCTGTCGACCCTGCAGAGCCGGGCGACCGCCGGCATCATCGACGGGGTGTTCGTGTTCTGCCTGCCGGGCTCGAACGGCGCGGTGAAGGACGGCTGGGACAAGGTCATTTCAGCCCAGCTCGACAGCCGCCATGGCCCCTGCAACATGGTCGAGCTCATGCCGCGGCTGCTGGAACAGTAG